In a single window of the Deinococcus aetherius genome:
- a CDS encoding metal ABC transporter solute-binding protein, Zn/Mn family, protein MIHDGERLEHEGPARGKLPLPGRGLAACLLLALGTASAAPLPVSATTTIVADFVRSVGGNRVAVNVIVPPGGDTHAFQPTTAAIRGLAGSRALFANGAGLEPWLPKLRAAAPRVPVTGLTAGLKLREAPHEEGHAEDHGHAALDPHAWWDPTLAAGYVRNVQAALTRLDPAGKTTYAKSAAAYLGRLRALDTYAKKQFASLPATRRKIVTNHDSLHYLANRYGLTVVGAVLPGIGTEREPSARELAALIGTVKGSGARVIFTENTVNARLAQTLARETGATVAPPLYTDALGPKGSAGDTYLKAFRSNVDTMVRALR, encoded by the coding sequence ATGATCCACGACGGCGAACGGCTGGAACACGAAGGGCCCGCGCGGGGCAAACTCCCCCTCCCCGGGCGGGGTCTGGCGGCCTGCCTCCTCCTGGCCCTGGGCACGGCCTCGGCGGCGCCCCTGCCCGTCAGCGCGACGACGACCATCGTGGCGGACTTCGTGCGGTCGGTCGGGGGAAACCGCGTGGCGGTGAACGTCATCGTGCCCCCGGGGGGCGACACCCACGCCTTCCAGCCGACCACGGCGGCGATTCGCGGCCTGGCGGGCAGCCGCGCCCTCTTCGCCAACGGGGCAGGGCTGGAGCCCTGGCTCCCGAAGCTCAGGGCCGCCGCGCCGAGGGTGCCCGTGACCGGGTTGACGGCGGGCCTGAAGCTGCGTGAGGCCCCGCACGAGGAGGGTCACGCCGAAGACCACGGCCACGCCGCCCTCGACCCCCACGCCTGGTGGGACCCGACGCTCGCCGCCGGGTACGTGCGGAACGTCCAGGCTGCCCTCACGCGCCTCGACCCCGCCGGGAAGACGACCTACGCGAAGAGCGCCGCCGCATACCTGGGGCGACTCCGGGCCCTCGACACCTACGCGAAAAAACAGTTCGCCAGTCTCCCCGCCACCCGCCGCAAGATCGTCACCAACCACGACAGCCTGCACTACCTGGCGAATCGCTACGGCCTGACGGTCGTCGGCGCCGTCCTCCCCGGGATTGGCACCGAGCGCGAGCCGAGTGCGCGCGAACTCGCCGCCCTCATCGGGACGGTGAAGGGGAGCGGCGCCCGCGTCATCTTCACCGAGAACACCGTCAACGCCCGCCTCGCCCAGACCCTCGCCCGCGAGACCGGCGCGACGGTCGCCCCGCCCCTCTACACCGACGCCCTGGGGCCGAAGGGGAGTGCGGGCGACACGTACCTGAAGGCGTTCCGGTCGAACGTGGACACGATGGTGAGGGCGCTGCGCTGA
- a CDS encoding multidrug effflux MFS transporter, with amino-acid sequence MTAAAADSRAPTLGFTLVLGLIQAIWPLTVDLYLPAFPQIARDLGATPGQVQYTLAAYLFGVALGQAALGPVTDKYGRRAPLLAGLGLYLLGTLVCVLAPSVGVLIVGRVVQALGGAAGAVVVSAVVRDRYEGKAAAGLFSTLMLVTGVAPAIAPTLGTWLLTFLPWRAIFGVLAVYGALCLLLVALRLPETHPAPARVGMRLRDAASVYAGLLRRRVFLSYSLAAGFSGGMLFAYITGSPFLFLGELDASPGLYALLFGVNATGLTLASQVNRVLLRRFEPGQMARWAGRVAVVVGLSLLVAAVFHVLSVPLVALLFFALLCCAGLLFPNNTALALSSVSERVGSASALSGTTQSALGALSGTLVGALGGGSVAIMGVITACAVGVVVCHAAARR; translated from the coding sequence GTGACCGCCGCCGCCGCCGACTCCCGCGCCCCGACGCTGGGCTTCACCCTCGTCCTGGGGCTGATCCAGGCGATCTGGCCGCTGACGGTGGACCTGTACCTCCCGGCCTTTCCCCAGATCGCCCGGGACCTGGGGGCCACCCCGGGACAGGTGCAGTACACGCTGGCCGCCTACCTCTTCGGGGTGGCGCTGGGACAGGCCGCGCTCGGCCCGGTGACCGACAAGTACGGGCGCCGCGCGCCGCTCCTCGCCGGGCTGGGGCTGTACCTGCTGGGCACCCTGGTCTGCGTCCTCGCCCCGAGCGTCGGTGTCCTGATCGTGGGGCGGGTGGTGCAGGCGCTCGGCGGAGCGGCGGGCGCGGTCGTGGTGAGCGCGGTGGTGCGTGACCGCTACGAGGGGAAGGCGGCGGCGGGCCTCTTTTCCACCCTGATGCTCGTGACAGGGGTGGCGCCCGCCATCGCGCCGACCCTGGGAACCTGGCTGCTGACCTTCCTGCCCTGGCGGGCGATCTTCGGGGTGCTCGCAGTGTACGGCGCCCTGTGCCTGCTCCTCGTCGCCCTGCGCCTGCCGGAAACCCATCCGGCTCCGGCCCGGGTCGGGATGCGGTTGCGCGACGCGGCCTCGGTGTACGCGGGCCTGCTGCGGCGGCGCGTCTTCCTGTCCTACTCGCTGGCGGCGGGCTTTTCCGGCGGGATGCTCTTCGCGTACATCACCGGCTCGCCCTTCCTGTTCCTGGGGGAGCTGGACGCCTCCCCCGGCCTGTACGCCCTGCTCTTCGGGGTGAACGCGACGGGCCTGACCCTGGCCTCGCAGGTCAACCGGGTGCTCCTGCGCCGCTTCGAGCCTGGGCAGATGGCGCGGTGGGCGGGGCGGGTGGCCGTGGTGGTCGGGCTCTCGCTGCTCGTTGCCGCCGTCTTCCACGTCCTGAGCGTGCCGCTCGTCGCCCTCCTCTTCTTCGCCCTGCTGTGCTGCGCGGGACTGCTCTTCCCCAACAACACCGCCCTCGCGCTGTCGAGCGTCAGCGAGCGGGTGGGCAGCGCGAGCGCCCTGAGCGGCACCACCCAGTCGGCCCTCGGGGCGCTGTCGGGCACCCTCGTCGGCGCGCTGGGCGGCGGGAGCGTGGCGATCATGGGCGTGATCACGGCCTGCGCGGTCGGGGTCGTGGTGTGCCACGCGGCGGCGCGGCGGTGA
- a CDS encoding metal ABC transporter permease gives MTWLTDPLQFDFFLRALGAVALVSVLCALVGAWVVLRGLSYIGDAMSHAVLPGIVGAFLTGGNLLLGALVAAVLTALGIGAVSQRGGLKQDSAIGIVFVGMFALGVVMLSRAATFTTDLSNFLIGNPLGVTPGDLWGALLVTLVVGGILTAVQKELLLASFDPTEARAIGLPVRTLESLLLILIGLVVVLTVQLVGTTLSVSLLITSSAAARLLARSLRKMILLAAVLGTVGGVVGLYLSYYLDTAPGATIVLVNTAIFLVALAFRRRE, from the coding sequence ATGACCTGGCTCACTGACCCCCTCCAGTTCGACTTCTTCCTGCGGGCGCTGGGGGCCGTCGCCCTCGTCAGCGTGCTGTGCGCGCTCGTGGGGGCCTGGGTGGTGCTGCGGGGGCTGAGCTACATCGGGGACGCGATGAGCCACGCGGTCTTGCCGGGGATCGTGGGCGCGTTCCTGACGGGGGGAAATCTGCTGCTGGGCGCGCTCGTCGCCGCCGTGCTCACCGCGCTCGGCATCGGGGCCGTCAGTCAGCGGGGCGGATTGAAGCAGGACAGCGCCATCGGCATCGTCTTTGTGGGGATGTTCGCGCTCGGCGTGGTGATGCTCTCGCGGGCCGCCACCTTCACCACCGACCTCAGCAACTTCCTGATCGGGAACCCGCTGGGCGTCACCCCGGGCGACCTGTGGGGGGCGCTCCTCGTCACGCTCGTCGTCGGCGGCATTCTGACCGCCGTGCAGAAGGAACTGCTGCTCGCCTCCTTCGATCCCACCGAGGCGCGGGCCATCGGCCTCCCGGTGCGGACGCTCGAAAGCCTGCTGCTCATCCTGATCGGGCTCGTCGTCGTGCTGACGGTGCAGCTCGTGGGCACGACCCTCAGCGTCAGCCTCCTGATCACGTCGAGCGCCGCCGCCCGCCTGCTCGCGCGCAGTCTGCGGAAGATGATCCTGCTCGCCGCCGTGCTGGGCACGGTCGGGGGCGTGGTCGGGCTGTACCTGAGCTACTACCTGGACACGGCGCCCGGCGCGACCATCGTGCTCGTGAACACGGCGATCTTCCTGGTGGCGCTGGCGTTCCGGCGGCGGGAATAG
- a CDS encoding metal ABC transporter ATP-binding protein has protein sequence MLGVENLTVRYGAHTALEGATVRFAPGSFTAVIGPNGAGKSTLLKTVVGLNVPFAGRVTFAGGGAAREDVAYVPQQQTLDWAFPVTVWDVAMMGRTGRVGWLRWPGRGDREKVANALRQTGVYELRGRHIGALSGGQRQRVLLARMLARDARVLLLDEPLTGVDAATQEQLMALLRAQADAGRAVVMVTHDLEQARRWCDHLVLVNRRVIADGTPGEVYTPRNIEATFSSSFLGHTHAEA, from the coding sequence GTGCTTGGGGTGGAGAACCTGACGGTGCGGTATGGGGCGCACACGGCGCTGGAGGGGGCGACGGTGCGGTTCGCGCCGGGCAGCTTCACCGCCGTGATCGGGCCGAACGGGGCGGGCAAGAGCACCCTGCTCAAGACGGTGGTGGGGCTGAACGTTCCCTTCGCCGGGCGGGTGACCTTCGCGGGGGGCGGGGCCGCACGGGAAGACGTGGCTTACGTGCCCCAGCAGCAGACCCTCGACTGGGCCTTTCCCGTGACCGTCTGGGACGTGGCGATGATGGGCCGCACCGGGCGGGTGGGCTGGCTGCGCTGGCCGGGTCGGGGGGACCGGGAAAAGGTGGCGAACGCCCTGCGGCAGACCGGCGTGTACGAGTTGCGTGGGCGGCATATCGGGGCGCTGAGCGGCGGGCAGCGCCAGCGGGTGCTCCTGGCGCGGATGCTCGCGCGGGACGCCCGGGTCCTGCTCCTCGACGAGCCGCTGACGGGGGTGGACGCCGCCACCCAGGAGCAGCTGATGGCCCTGCTGCGCGCCCAGGCGGACGCGGGCCGCGCCGTCGTGATGGTCACGCACGACCTGGAGCAGGCGCGGCGCTGGTGCGATCACCTCGTCCTCGTCAACCGCCGGGTGATCGCCGACGGCACGCCGGGGGAGGTCTACACCCCGCGCAACATCGAGGCGACCTTCAGCTCCAGCTTTCTCGGGCATACTCACGCGGAGGCGTGA
- the treS gene encoding maltose alpha-D-glucosyltransferase translates to MTQAAVQPASPEWYKSAVFYELSVRTFADGNGDGKGDFPGLTGRLDYLKDLGVDCLWLLPWYPSPLRDDGYDVADYVGIHPDLGTLDDFKVFLREAHARGLRVIGDFVTNHTSSDHPWFQAARRGPVLPDGTPNEYHDYYVWSETGTEYAGARIIFTDTETSNWTRDEMCGKYYWHRFFSSQPDLNYDNPAVLAEIMQGARFWLDLGLDGFRVDAVPYLIEREGTNCENLPETHAILRQMRKMVDAEYPGRLLLAEANQWPEDVVEYFGSEQDPEFHMCFNFPVMPRLYMSLKREDTTSIRQIMGRLPEIPSFGQWATFLRNHDELTLEMVTDDERAFMYMAYAPDSRMKINVGIRRRLAPLLDNDRRRIELLHTVLLALPGSPILYYGDEIGMGDNLSLADRNGVRTPMQWNAGVNGGFSTAAPELCAFPPITDPVYGFQRVNVNSQQQDPSSFLKWISRQLDLRRQHAAFAHGDLTFVETGNPAVLAFTRSYGDETLLIVSNFAGNAQAAQLDLGAHVGQRPVTLAGGSHLPDVAEGPYPMILGKYDYYWLKLSGVR, encoded by the coding sequence ATGACTCAAGCCGCCGTCCAACCCGCCAGTCCCGAGTGGTACAAGAGCGCCGTCTTCTACGAGCTGTCCGTCCGCACCTTCGCCGACGGCAACGGCGACGGCAAGGGTGATTTCCCGGGGCTGACGGGCAGGCTCGACTATCTCAAGGACCTCGGCGTGGACTGCCTGTGGCTGCTGCCCTGGTATCCCAGCCCGCTGCGCGACGACGGCTACGACGTGGCGGACTACGTAGGCATCCACCCCGACCTGGGCACGCTGGACGACTTCAAGGTCTTCCTGCGCGAGGCGCACGCCCGGGGGCTCAGGGTGATCGGCGACTTCGTGACCAACCACACCTCCTCGGACCACCCGTGGTTCCAGGCGGCGCGGCGCGGGCCCGTGCTTCCCGACGGCACGCCGAACGAGTACCACGACTATTACGTCTGGAGCGAGACGGGCACCGAGTACGCGGGAGCCAGGATCATCTTCACCGACACCGAGACGAGCAACTGGACCCGCGACGAGATGTGCGGCAAGTACTACTGGCACCGCTTCTTCTCCTCGCAGCCCGACCTCAACTACGACAACCCCGCCGTCCTGGCCGAGATTATGCAGGGGGCCCGCTTCTGGCTCGATCTGGGGCTCGACGGCTTCCGGGTGGACGCGGTGCCGTACCTGATCGAGCGCGAGGGGACGAACTGCGAGAACCTGCCCGAGACGCACGCCATCCTGAGGCAGATGCGCAAGATGGTGGACGCCGAGTACCCGGGCCGCCTGCTGCTGGCCGAGGCGAACCAGTGGCCCGAGGACGTGGTGGAGTACTTCGGGAGTGAGCAGGACCCGGAGTTCCACATGTGCTTCAACTTCCCGGTGATGCCCCGGCTCTACATGAGCCTCAAGCGCGAGGACACCACCAGCATCCGGCAGATCATGGGCCGCCTCCCCGAGATTCCCTCCTTCGGGCAGTGGGCGACCTTCCTGCGGAACCACGACGAGTTGACGCTGGAGATGGTCACCGACGACGAGCGCGCCTTCATGTACATGGCCTACGCGCCCGACTCGCGCATGAAGATCAACGTGGGCATCCGCCGCCGCCTCGCGCCCCTGCTCGACAACGACCGCCGCCGCATCGAACTCCTCCACACCGTCCTCCTCGCCCTGCCCGGCAGCCCGATCCTGTACTACGGCGACGAGATCGGCATGGGCGACAACCTCTCGCTGGCCGACCGCAACGGTGTGCGCACCCCGATGCAGTGGAACGCGGGCGTCAACGGCGGCTTCTCGACCGCCGCGCCCGAGCTGTGCGCCTTCCCACCCATCACCGACCCCGTCTACGGTTTCCAGCGGGTGAACGTGAACAGCCAGCAGCAGGACCCCAGCAGCTTCCTGAAGTGGATCTCCCGCCAGCTCGACCTGCGCCGCCAGCACGCCGCCTTCGCGCACGGCGACCTCACCTTCGTCGAGACGGGCAACCCCGCCGTCCTCGCCTTCACCCGCAGCTACGGTGACGAGACCCTCCTGATCGTGAGCAACTTCGCCGGGAACGCCCAGGCGGCCCAGCTCGACCTCGGCGCCCACGTCGGTCAACGGCCCGTCACCCTCGCGGGCGGCAGCCACCTCCCGGACGTTGCCGAGGGACCCTACCCCATGATCCTGGGCAAGTACGACTACTACTGGCTCAAGCTCAGCGGCGTGCGGTAG